A stretch of the Elusimicrobiota bacterium genome encodes the following:
- a CDS encoding DUF502 domain-containing protein: MIAKFRKYFFTGLAIILPGWLTLYILWLLFLFIGNFVSPFVEQIFHYIDRQYFPLYSLTVDILSFILTITITCTFGFIANKYAGPELQKQVDIFFNRLPFVRQIYNALSKFTKMLFGESGTPEAFKHVVLARFPKKDDFVIGFITNEIKLKSPDRPGEYIVPVFIPTTPNPATGYFVFFHEKDLKETDLAVDEAIKIIISGGIVMPLNKRII; encoded by the coding sequence ATGATTGCGAAATTCAGAAAGTACTTTTTTACAGGTTTAGCGATAATACTGCCAGGCTGGCTGACATTATACATTCTTTGGCTGTTATTTCTGTTTATCGGTAACTTTGTCAGTCCGTTTGTAGAACAAATATTTCATTACATAGACCGACAGTACTTCCCGTTATATTCTCTTACGGTTGATATATTATCCTTTATCCTAACCATCACCATCACCTGTACTTTTGGTTTTATTGCGAACAAATACGCAGGCCCGGAGCTACAGAAACAGGTTGATATATTTTTTAACCGTCTACCTTTTGTCCGGCAAATATATAACGCGTTATCTAAGTTCACAAAAATGCTTTTTGGTGAAAGCGGCACGCCTGAAGCGTTTAAACACGTAGTCCTTGCGCGGTTCCCTAAAAAAGATGATTTTGTAATAGGGTTTATTACAAACGAGATAAAGTTAAAATCCCCGGATCGTCCAGGTGAATACATAGTCCCGGTATTCATTCCAACTACTCCGAACCCCGCAACAGGATACTTCGTGTTTTTCCACGAGAAAGACCTTAAAGAGACCGATCTCGCAGTAGATGAAGCTATAAAAATCATAATTTCAGGCGGTATTGTAATGCCCTTAAATAAACGGATAATATAA
- a CDS encoding ATP-binding protein — MLTQKEFDLLLEATRTVNSTLEIKELLTIVIDLSKKVLTAEAASLLLYDKNHNELYFDIALGDKSEKVKTIRLKSGEGIAGWVLQHGQPLLVKDVSKDKRWFAPADKISDFQTRTLLAVPLLYKDEKIGVIEVINSLNRPNFVPSDIPLLQAFAAQAAVALKNAQLFTTLGAERDKTAAVLGGMTDGAVAVDHDDTIIMANKSTCNYLGGTCIEGTNFFKLVNDFEISPVVRSFSEIKAAEFSFELSRKKGKKLYLRVKGKKYTEDGQRFTGSIMVISDVTEEKREEMLKRTFLSLVSHKLKTPLTTIAGYIPLLLSTELTEFQRKALNAMKQQSTHLTILVEKLLNLILVEAEALDLVPKPLILCDLLSIAQEQLAVVTESKNASISLDQSVQDCPTILVDKNRTIEAFKNIIENSIKFSDKPSPEVKISVAHNKKPVVQVIFADNGPGIPPEELRKVFEKFYQIEESFTGQVEGFGLGLALVKRVIESQHGKVWAESKIGEGTKIICELPIVEN; from the coding sequence ATGTTAACCCAAAAAGAATTTGACCTTTTACTTGAAGCCACTCGCACGGTAAACTCAACACTTGAAATTAAAGAACTTCTTACGATAGTAATCGACCTCTCAAAAAAAGTCCTCACCGCTGAAGCTGCCTCGTTGTTATTGTATGACAAAAACCATAATGAACTATATTTTGACATCGCATTAGGCGATAAAAGCGAAAAAGTAAAAACGATCCGGCTGAAATCCGGAGAAGGCATTGCCGGATGGGTACTCCAACACGGCCAGCCACTCCTTGTGAAAGACGTATCAAAAGATAAACGCTGGTTCGCTCCAGCGGATAAAATCAGTGATTTCCAAACCCGCACATTACTGGCGGTACCACTATTATATAAAGATGAAAAAATTGGCGTAATTGAAGTCATAAACAGCCTCAACCGCCCGAATTTCGTACCGAGCGACATCCCGTTACTACAAGCCTTTGCCGCACAAGCTGCTGTTGCATTAAAAAACGCGCAGTTATTCACCACGCTCGGTGCGGAACGCGATAAAACCGCAGCTGTACTCGGAGGTATGACCGACGGCGCAGTGGCAGTAGACCACGACGATACAATAATAATGGCTAATAAGTCCACCTGCAATTATCTCGGTGGAACGTGTATAGAAGGCACAAACTTTTTTAAACTTGTCAACGATTTTGAAATTTCACCGGTAGTAAGAAGTTTTAGCGAGATAAAAGCCGCGGAGTTTAGTTTTGAACTTTCCCGAAAAAAAGGTAAAAAGTTGTATCTCAGGGTTAAAGGTAAAAAGTACACTGAAGACGGCCAGCGTTTCACCGGAAGTATCATGGTAATAAGCGATGTTACCGAAGAAAAACGAGAAGAAATGCTTAAACGTACTTTTTTGTCATTAGTTTCACACAAATTAAAAACCCCGCTAACAACAATAGCAGGATACATACCATTATTACTTAGTACCGAACTCACAGAATTTCAGAGAAAAGCTCTTAATGCAATGAAACAACAATCAACACACCTCACAATTCTGGTAGAAAAACTGCTTAATCTAATACTGGTGGAAGCCGAGGCTCTTGACCTTGTCCCGAAACCGCTTATCCTATGTGATTTACTCTCAATAGCTCAGGAACAACTCGCAGTTGTGACAGAATCAAAAAATGCGTCTATCTCCTTAGACCAATCAGTACAAGACTGTCCAACAATACTTGTGGATAAAAACCGTACTATTGAAGCGTTTAAAAACATTATTGAAAACTCTATCAAATTTTCGGATAAACCCTCTCCGGAAGTAAAAATCAGTGTTGCTCATAACAAAAAACCGGTAGTACAGGTAATCTTCGCGGATAATGGCCCCGGTATTCCTCCGGAAGAACTACGTAAAGTATTCGAAAAGTTCTATCAGATAGAAGAATCCTTCACAGGCCAGGTAGAAGGTTTTGGCCTGGGCTTAGCATTAGTCAAACGCGTGATTGAATCCCAACACGGTAAAGTCTGGGCTGAAAGCAAGATCGGGGAAGGCACAAAAATTATTTGCGAACTACCTATTGTAGAAAACTGA
- a CDS encoding DUF167 domain-containing protein has translation MTITKIKVQPRAKKCEVTLQADGTLKVRVTAPPIDGKANHAVIETLAEHFNTKKSNIHIISGHKSNTKIVDVLL, from the coding sequence ATGACGATAACAAAGATTAAAGTACAACCTCGCGCGAAGAAGTGCGAAGTAACTCTGCAGGCTGATGGCACTCTAAAAGTACGCGTTACAGCACCACCCATAGACGGTAAAGCTAATCACGCTGTGATAGAAACCTTAGCCGAACATTTTAACACCAAGAAAAGTAATATCCATATAATTTCTGGCCATAAATCAAATACTAAAATAGTGGATGTGTTATTGTAA
- the glnA gene encoding type I glutamate--ammonia ligase, whose amino-acid sequence MFKTGKDLLEYIKKNKVDQVNFRITSIPGKLHHLTVPANAINNNIFEDGEAFDGSSVGFRTVEAGDLSLIPDVTTAFIDPFFELKTLSITCDIVEADSKKSIGLDPRGVAKRAEAYLKTTGVADETLASPEWEFYVFDAVHHENTINNNSYQIDSQEAEWNTYMSDQKNLGHKIPHHGGYHASPPMDTLHNFRSKVVKFLVDEGIPVRYHHHEVGGPGQCEIEVGFRNIVQAGDDGMLIKYAVKNFASLINKTATFMPKPLYNEAGSGMHIHFMLRKDGKPVFYDNKGYANLSKTALYFIGGILSHGPSLVAFTDPSTNSYKRLIPGFEAPVKLFFSLANRTAAIRIPKYAVKPMEKRFEFRTPDATCNIYLALAGLLMAGLDGVKKKIDPMKSNFGPYDEDLMKMKPETIAKIKSLPESIYMSLEALRKDNAYLTEGGVFTKELIDRWIEIKTKDADRVRNTPHPYEVRLYYDV is encoded by the coding sequence ATGTTTAAGACAGGAAAAGATTTGTTAGAGTACATTAAAAAGAATAAGGTGGATCAGGTTAATTTCCGGATCACAAGTATTCCGGGAAAACTTCACCACCTAACGGTCCCTGCAAATGCTATTAACAACAACATTTTTGAAGACGGTGAAGCATTTGACGGTTCAAGCGTAGGGTTTAGAACAGTGGAGGCCGGAGATTTATCATTAATCCCCGATGTAACCACTGCATTTATTGACCCTTTCTTTGAACTAAAAACTTTAAGTATTACATGCGACATCGTTGAAGCAGATAGTAAAAAAAGTATTGGACTTGACCCCCGTGGCGTGGCGAAACGCGCAGAAGCGTACCTCAAAACCACAGGTGTAGCTGATGAAACCTTAGCCAGCCCGGAATGGGAATTCTACGTATTTGATGCCGTACATCACGAAAATACAATTAACAACAACTCGTACCAAATTGATTCCCAGGAAGCCGAGTGGAACACGTATATGTCTGACCAGAAAAATCTTGGACACAAGATCCCGCATCACGGCGGATACCACGCATCGCCACCAATGGACACTCTACATAACTTCCGTTCAAAAGTTGTAAAGTTTCTGGTAGACGAAGGCATCCCCGTGCGGTATCACCACCACGAAGTCGGCGGGCCGGGTCAATGCGAGATTGAAGTCGGATTCAGGAACATCGTCCAGGCAGGCGACGACGGTATGCTGATAAAATACGCAGTAAAAAACTTTGCATCGCTAATAAACAAAACGGCCACTTTTATGCCAAAACCGTTATACAACGAAGCCGGATCCGGGATGCATATACATTTTATGCTGCGAAAAGATGGGAAACCTGTATTTTACGATAATAAAGGGTATGCGAATCTCAGCAAAACTGCGTTGTACTTTATTGGAGGAATACTTTCACACGGACCGTCATTAGTAGCGTTCACAGATCCGTCAACAAACTCGTATAAAAGGTTGATTCCAGGATTTGAAGCACCGGTAAAATTGTTTTTTTCATTAGCCAACCGCACAGCAGCAATCCGTATCCCGAAATATGCGGTAAAACCTATGGAGAAACGGTTTGAATTCCGCACACCGGACGCAACCTGCAACATATACCTTGCACTCGCAGGATTATTGATGGCCGGCCTTGACGGAGTTAAGAAAAAAATTGATCCCATGAAGAGCAACTTCGGCCCATATGATGAAGACTTAATGAAAATGAAACCAGAAACCATAGCGAAAATCAAATCTTTACCTGAATCGATTTATATGTCGCTTGAAGCATTAAGAAAAGATAATGCTTACCTTACTGAAGGCGGAGTATTCACAAAAGAACTTATCGACCGGTGGATAGAGATCAAAACAAAAGACGCAGATCGCGTGCGTAATACACCGCATCCTTACGAAGTACGATTGTATTATGATGTATAG
- the radC gene encoding DNA repair protein RadC, with protein MENIKNYYSLKLRELPSENKPREKISIHGPAALKNYELLSIILGRGNRNEDVFMISHRIIAEYGNKAIINETSVSKLQALTSIGTVHACQVIACFELGRRFFGKARHDIYLRTPDDVYAYLSDMQKHNKEHLRGLYLDIKNKLIHDEIISIGTLTENLVHPREIFNPAIHHSAAGIIISHNHPSGDPTPSEDDVKVTKKLLAASDVLGIELLDHIIVGDKVCVSMKKIGLF; from the coding sequence ATGGAAAACATAAAGAATTATTATTCATTGAAACTCAGAGAACTACCATCGGAAAACAAACCCCGTGAGAAAATCAGCATTCACGGCCCGGCAGCACTAAAAAATTATGAACTTCTGTCAATTATCCTTGGACGCGGCAACCGTAATGAAGATGTTTTTATGATATCACACAGGATTATTGCGGAATATGGGAATAAAGCTATAATTAACGAAACAAGTGTTAGCAAACTTCAAGCACTTACCAGTATAGGAACGGTCCACGCATGCCAGGTAATTGCCTGTTTTGAACTTGGCCGCCGTTTCTTTGGGAAAGCGCGTCATGATATTTACCTCCGCACACCTGACGATGTTTACGCTTATCTTTCCGATATGCAAAAACATAATAAAGAACACCTCCGCGGTTTGTACTTAGATATAAAAAACAAACTTATTCATGACGAAATAATTTCTATTGGAACATTAACCGAAAACCTTGTGCATCCCCGTGAAATATTTAATCCCGCGATTCACCACTCCGCTGCGGGTATTATAATTTCGCATAACCACCCTTCAGGCGACCCTACTCCAAGCGAAGATGACGTGAAGGTAACAAAAAAACTTCTTGCTGCAAGTGATGTCTTGGGAATCGAACTTTTAGACCATATAATTGTCGGGGACAAAGTATGTGTCAGTATGAAAAAGATAGGATTATTTTAA
- a CDS encoding DUF6785 family protein, with protein MNEKQNGVTSRSIAVAFILTLFSALWIGQVEIINFYGQLSQTLPPVPAIAGIVIIMILNPVLSLISGKFKLTRAENLVIYTIIAVAVSMMSLGVIRQLLPFITAQNYFMSSDPNYERIANTVPSWVSPSNKEVVRQMYEGNPDGTVPWGDWIVPLIFWSAVFLIIFFTLFCVLVILRKQWIDKEKLVFPLTYLPMEITETDDSGSKEGKVPFFRDPVMWIGFVLAILFGLTNALNKFYPEVPAMGASYDLGYLFTDPPLSLIKPLSISWEPSIWGLAFLVPLEVSFSIWFFFILGKIVPVFTGAAGISVASGFPFMQEQAIGGFLAYFFVMLWFSKTQLKEVIKKAVFNDKSVDDSTEAIPYKVAFWGMCAGIAVLLCLLLMMKIHFVIAIFYLSMLLTVAVVYSRVRAETGIPNSFMFPYFMQSKIVGYTLGSKTLLGFGDATFVNLAVIGHLARGFFPETVAYQAEAFKLADNVNMHRRNVMTALAIAVILGLTIGYYQHLSLYYKYGSNVLDGGGQASMASTGSTRVRNAVLEFQTVSSEMALPKNPDNNRIKATVSGAGVVLLITVLRRFFLWFPLHPIGYLCANSYGMPIWFAFLGVWIIKSLVLKLGGVVLYKKLIPGFVGYAFGYFVWMGIIGTLVRST; from the coding sequence ATGAATGAAAAACAAAACGGTGTTACTTCACGGTCAATTGCAGTTGCGTTTATCTTAACACTGTTTTCAGCGTTATGGATCGGGCAAGTCGAGATTATTAATTTTTATGGGCAGTTATCGCAAACCTTGCCTCCAGTACCCGCGATCGCCGGGATTGTAATTATTATGATTCTTAACCCTGTATTATCTTTAATTTCTGGGAAATTTAAACTTACCCGCGCGGAAAATTTGGTGATTTATACTATTATCGCAGTGGCAGTATCTATGATGTCGTTAGGCGTGATACGCCAGTTATTGCCGTTTATTACCGCACAAAACTATTTTATGTCTTCCGACCCGAACTACGAACGTATCGCTAATACTGTCCCCAGCTGGGTTTCACCGAGTAATAAGGAAGTAGTCCGGCAAATGTATGAAGGGAACCCTGATGGAACAGTACCCTGGGGTGATTGGATTGTCCCTCTGATATTCTGGTCAGCAGTGTTTTTGATAATATTTTTTACATTGTTTTGCGTGCTTGTGATCCTGAGAAAACAGTGGATTGATAAAGAAAAACTGGTATTTCCTCTAACTTATTTGCCGATGGAGATTACGGAAACTGATGATTCCGGGAGCAAGGAAGGTAAAGTGCCGTTTTTCCGTGATCCAGTGATGTGGATCGGATTTGTTTTAGCGATACTTTTTGGATTGACTAACGCGTTGAATAAGTTTTATCCGGAAGTTCCTGCGATGGGAGCTTCATATGACCTGGGGTATTTGTTTACTGACCCCCCGTTGTCGTTAATCAAGCCGCTGTCTATTTCCTGGGAACCGTCAATCTGGGGTTTAGCATTTCTTGTACCGTTAGAAGTAAGTTTTTCTATCTGGTTCTTTTTTATATTGGGGAAAATAGTGCCGGTATTTACCGGCGCAGCGGGAATCAGTGTGGCCTCGGGATTTCCGTTTATGCAGGAACAGGCTATAGGCGGTTTTCTTGCATACTTTTTTGTGATGTTATGGTTTTCAAAAACGCAGTTGAAGGAAGTTATAAAAAAAGCTGTATTTAACGACAAAAGTGTTGATGATTCAACCGAAGCAATACCATACAAAGTAGCGTTTTGGGGAATGTGTGCGGGCATTGCAGTGTTATTGTGTCTATTATTGATGATGAAAATACATTTTGTTATCGCAATATTTTACCTTTCTATGTTATTGACGGTAGCAGTGGTGTATTCACGTGTACGCGCTGAAACAGGTATACCTAACTCATTTATGTTCCCATATTTTATGCAGTCAAAAATTGTGGGGTATACACTAGGGAGTAAAACATTATTAGGGTTTGGTGATGCCACATTTGTTAACCTTGCAGTTATCGGGCATCTTGCACGCGGATTTTTTCCGGAGACTGTTGCGTATCAGGCGGAAGCGTTTAAGCTGGCGGATAATGTCAATATGCACCGCAGAAATGTTATGACTGCGCTTGCTATTGCCGTAATACTCGGGTTAACAATAGGGTACTACCAGCATTTATCGTTGTATTATAAGTATGGAAGTAACGTTCTTGATGGCGGAGGACAAGCGTCAATGGCATCAACGGGTTCAACCCGCGTACGTAACGCGGTACTTGAATTTCAGACTGTATCTTCTGAGATGGCATTACCTAAGAATCCAGATAATAATCGTATAAAAGCAACGGTATCCGGCGCAGGTGTTGTTTTACTGATAACGGTTTTACGCAGGTTTTTCCTTTGGTTTCCGTTGCATCCAATAGGATACCTATGCGCGAATTCATATGGTATGCCTATTTGGTTTGCGTTTTTAGGTGTCTGGATCATAAAAAGTTTGGTATTAAAGCTAGGTGGAGTGGTGTTATATAAAAAACTTATCCCCGGGTTTGTGGGGTATGCGTTTGGATACTTTGTGTGGATGGGTATTATCGGGACGTTAGTACGGAGCACGTAA
- a CDS encoding pyridoxine 5'-phosphate synthase: protein MAVKLGINIDHVATLRQQRRITYPSPLDAALAAECAGADGITCHLREDRRHIQDRDVYLLRERIKTRLNLEMAVSDEIVRIALKVKPDYVCLVPEKRQELTTEGGLNVAGDVVRLTKVVTKFRSAGIKVSLFIDPVEKQILAAECVGAEYVELHTGCYAEQHSRIARNTELKRLKEAAKIVCSCGLGLNAGHGLDYDNVVPIAKIDCIYELNIGFSIIARAVFTGIPAAVKEMKKLINVL from the coding sequence ATGGCAGTAAAACTTGGTATTAACATTGATCATGTTGCAACATTACGGCAGCAGCGCAGAATAACGTATCCCAGCCCGTTAGATGCAGCATTAGCCGCGGAATGTGCTGGTGCGGATGGTATCACATGCCACTTGCGTGAAGACCGCAGGCATATTCAAGATCGCGATGTTTATCTCCTACGTGAACGGATAAAGACCAGGTTGAACCTTGAGATGGCGGTATCTGACGAAATTGTGCGGATTGCGCTGAAGGTAAAGCCAGATTATGTATGCCTAGTTCCAGAGAAACGGCAGGAGCTTACCACTGAAGGCGGATTGAACGTCGCAGGTGATGTTGTGCGATTGACTAAAGTGGTAACAAAATTCCGTTCTGCCGGGATAAAGGTTAGTTTATTTATTGATCCTGTGGAAAAACAAATTTTGGCAGCGGAATGCGTTGGCGCTGAGTATGTTGAGCTTCATACCGGCTGTTACGCGGAACAACACAGTCGTATCGCACGGAATACTGAACTTAAACGGTTGAAAGAAGCCGCAAAAATTGTGTGTTCCTGCGGGCTTGGTCTTAACGCGGGACATGGGTTGGATTATGATAACGTGGTTCCTATTGCAAAAATAGATTGTATATATGAGTTGAATATAGGATTTTCAATAATCGCACGGGCGGTATTTACAGGTATTCCCGCAGCGGTTAAGGAAATGAAGAAATTAATCAATGTATTATGA
- the glmM gene encoding phosphoglucosamine mutase — protein MPKLFGTDGIRGRVGQWPLCDEIVSKVGYSSAIAAVRFYTNREKVVLIGRDTRGSGKVLLRDLATGLKSAGLTVVDLGIITTPAVAFLTKDSGAVMGVSITASHNSAEFNGIKLISPTGEKVSDEIETWIEDLTDKLATMPKIASTRGKVVDGKRYVKRYKSHAHKKFKGFVKPLSIVIDCANGAAYKIAPEIISSLGAKIRVICNVPDGKNINRACGSLYPDKLRSAVVAEHADLGLAFDGDGDRLIVVNSAGELVNGDHLLYLIARDYAQRKLLNKNMVIITHMANTGLVEKLEEHGISTVRVRVGDRYVGEGMKSTGAVLGGEPVGHIILRRHLPTGDGIITALQILKIIGDKPDILEDVVRDIPQYPLVLVNVPVKRKMEDGEMMTHEVRCVVERQEKLLGNPHRINVRPSGTEPYIRVMVEAKDRVKVQTAAESIAVAIKKTII, from the coding sequence ATGCCCAAACTTTTTGGTACTGATGGTATACGTGGACGCGTAGGGCAGTGGCCGTTATGTGATGAAATAGTTTCTAAGGTTGGGTATTCGTCGGCTATTGCAGCAGTGAGGTTTTATACTAACCGGGAAAAGGTTGTATTAATCGGGCGTGATACCCGTGGGTCAGGGAAAGTGTTGTTACGGGATTTAGCGACCGGGTTGAAGTCCGCAGGACTTACCGTCGTTGATCTAGGGATAATCACAACACCGGCAGTGGCGTTTCTAACAAAAGATTCCGGGGCGGTGATGGGGGTTTCAATAACAGCATCGCATAATTCAGCGGAGTTTAACGGTATAAAACTTATCTCACCTACCGGAGAAAAAGTAAGTGACGAGATTGAAACATGGATTGAAGATCTTACAGATAAACTTGCAACTATGCCAAAGATAGCATCTACTCGCGGTAAAGTGGTAGATGGCAAACGGTATGTTAAACGCTATAAAAGCCATGCGCATAAGAAGTTTAAGGGATTCGTTAAACCGTTAAGTATTGTGATTGACTGCGCAAATGGCGCGGCATACAAGATTGCGCCCGAAATTATAAGTTCTCTCGGCGCAAAAATTAGAGTTATCTGTAATGTACCTGACGGAAAAAATATTAATCGTGCCTGCGGGTCGTTATATCCCGACAAACTGCGTAGTGCTGTAGTAGCAGAGCATGCGGATCTTGGATTAGCGTTTGACGGTGACGGTGATAGATTGATAGTAGTAAATTCTGCGGGTGAGCTCGTTAACGGAGACCATCTTTTATATCTTATCGCTAGGGATTATGCACAACGGAAGTTGTTGAATAAAAATATGGTTATCATCACGCATATGGCTAACACAGGATTAGTTGAAAAACTTGAAGAGCACGGGATTAGTACAGTACGTGTTAGGGTAGGTGATCGGTATGTCGGGGAAGGGATGAAATCTACGGGTGCAGTACTAGGCGGTGAGCCTGTGGGGCATATTATTCTGAGGCGTCACCTTCCGACCGGGGATGGAATAATAACTGCATTACAGATACTAAAAATTATTGGGGATAAGCCTGATATTTTAGAAGATGTCGTAAGGGATATACCTCAATACCCGCTGGTACTGGTTAATGTGCCTGTAAAACGGAAGATGGAAGATGGCGAGATGATGACCCACGAAGTTAGGTGTGTGGTTGAACGCCAGGAAAAGTTATTGGGTAATCCACACCGCATAAATGTACGTCCTTCCGGTACGGAACCTTACATACGTGTGATGGTTGAAGCTAAGGATCGGGTTAAAGTACAAACCGCAGCGGAGAGTATCGCTGTAGCAATAAAAAAAACAATAATATAA
- the cdaA gene encoding diadenylate cyclase CdaA, with protein METLQKLWSLYLVNILDILIVAYLLYQLMLVIKGTRAVQILIGVIVLLFATFFVKYVLHFPTLSWLLTYFWVPGVVILAVVFQPELRAALAQLGSQQFARLLITHDFSFIEEIISAIRQFSETRTGALIVLEQETGLREYIESGTVINGEVTNELLQTVFNTKAVLHDGAVIIQNNRLIAAGCLLPLSDEKSIAKILGTRHRAAIGLSEITDAYVIVVSEETGTVSLAHNSKLEREVDLDKLKEKLYNLYRKRNESKSMLTNIKKTNPQNNAGA; from the coding sequence ATGGAAACATTACAGAAGTTATGGTCGCTGTATCTGGTAAACATCCTTGATATTTTAATCGTTGCGTATCTGTTATACCAACTTATGCTGGTGATAAAAGGTACCCGTGCAGTACAGATTCTTATCGGTGTAATAGTATTGCTTTTCGCAACCTTTTTTGTGAAATACGTCCTCCATTTTCCAACATTGAGCTGGTTATTAACCTACTTCTGGGTACCCGGTGTTGTAATACTGGCGGTAGTGTTTCAACCCGAACTACGCGCGGCGCTTGCGCAGCTTGGTTCACAACAGTTTGCGCGGTTGTTGATCACGCATGATTTCAGTTTCATTGAAGAAATTATATCTGCAATCCGGCAGTTTTCTGAAACGCGTACCGGGGCGCTTATTGTTCTGGAACAGGAGACCGGATTACGGGAATATATCGAGTCCGGGACTGTAATAAACGGAGAGGTTACCAATGAGCTTCTTCAAACAGTGTTTAACACAAAAGCGGTTCTTCATGATGGCGCGGTTATTATACAGAATAACCGCTTAATCGCTGCAGGGTGCCTCCTTCCATTATCCGATGAGAAAAGTATTGCTAAAATTCTTGGTACGCGTCATCGTGCGGCTATTGGGTTAAGTGAAATTACAGATGCGTATGTAATTGTAGTATCTGAAGAAACAGGTACGGTTTCTCTAGCGCATAATTCAAAACTTGAACGTGAGGTAGACCTCGACAAACTTAAAGAAAAGTTATATAACTTATACCGCAAAAGAAATGAAAGTAAATCAATGTTAACAAATATTAAAAAGACTAATCCTCAGAATAACGCAGGAGCGTAA
- the folP gene encoding dihydropteroate synthase, with translation MRIRLIKINGQQDAEKLFASIGVDKEAWGIMGPKTLWHNVVIDDIPNHIANMLKQEMLAQGGADCAVAREVGRYERGTSTVLLMGTNKHYHRLVAKLKIQPYGTKELAEEIERSVLCSKKLTLELKNRVFDFSKNIAVMGIINATPDSFYDGGKFYDTAAAVARAEQMASEGVDIIDIGGESTRPGAVEVGEDEEIKRILPIIKEVVKKFPDIPVSIDTYKSAVAKVALEAGASLVNDISGLRYDDNMVQTVQRFNVPVVVMHVKGTPRDMQVKPEYDDVVLDIYKYFEERIKYLTSNGITKNNIILDPGIGFGKKVEHNVELINRLGEFKTLGLPLLIGTSRKSFIGKILGTESNPIPSEGRLYGSLASYVIAIQNGTNILRVHDVAAAKQVVEITARLSK, from the coding sequence ATGCGTATAAGACTTATAAAAATAAACGGACAGCAAGACGCTGAGAAACTATTCGCATCAATTGGGGTAGATAAGGAAGCATGGGGCATTATGGGGCCTAAGACCCTATGGCATAATGTTGTTATTGACGATATTCCCAACCACATTGCAAATATGTTGAAACAGGAAATGCTTGCTCAAGGCGGTGCAGATTGTGCGGTGGCACGTGAAGTAGGGAGGTATGAACGCGGGACGTCTACAGTTTTATTGATGGGTACTAACAAACATTACCACCGTTTAGTCGCAAAGCTAAAGATCCAGCCATACGGAACAAAAGAATTAGCTGAAGAAATTGAACGCAGTGTTTTATGTTCAAAAAAGTTAACGCTTGAACTAAAGAACAGGGTGTTTGATTTTAGTAAAAATATTGCTGTGATGGGTATCATCAATGCAACCCCGGATTCGTTTTATGATGGAGGTAAATTCTATGATACCGCTGCGGCGGTTGCGCGAGCAGAACAAATGGCGTCCGAAGGCGTGGATATCATCGATATAGGCGGCGAATCCACACGGCCTGGCGCTGTGGAAGTCGGGGAGGATGAAGAAATTAAGCGTATTCTTCCTATAATTAAAGAAGTTGTAAAAAAGTTCCCAGACATACCTGTGAGCATAGATACTTATAAATCAGCTGTTGCAAAAGTTGCACTGGAAGCCGGTGCGTCATTGGTAAACGATATCAGTGGGTTAAGATATGACGATAATATGGTACAGACTGTACAGAGGTTCAACGTTCCGGTAGTTGTGATGCATGTTAAGGGTACTCCCAGGGATATGCAGGTAAAACCTGAATATGATGATGTCGTGCTGGATATTTACAAGTATTTTGAGGAACGTATCAAATATTTAACCTCAAATGGCATAACTAAGAATAATATTATTCTCGATCCGGGGATTGGGTTTGGGAAGAAGGTTGAGCATAATGTTGAATTGATAAATCGATTGGGGGAGTTTAAGACATTAGGCCTTCCTTTGCTGATAGGGACATCAAGAAAATCATTCATCGGAAAAATATTGGGTACTGAATCAAACCCGATACCATCCGAAGGAAGGTTGTATGGAAGTTTAGCGTCATACGTTATTGCTATACAGAACGGTACTAATATTTTACGTGTACATGACGTAGCTGCGGCAAAGCAGGTGGTGGAAATAACAGCTAGGTTATCTAAATAA